Within the Salvia hispanica cultivar TCC Black 2014 chromosome 4, UniMelb_Shisp_WGS_1.0, whole genome shotgun sequence genome, the region GCCGAAGCAGAAGTGGAAAGTGAGAGAGTGAAACTAAGGGTTGCTGAAGCTCAAAACGAGGAGCTTAAAAGAGATCTATTGTTGGAAAAAGAACTTGTTGCTGAGCTACAGACAACGTTGGATAAAGAGAGGTCAGCTTTGAAACAAGCAGTTTCAGAACTCTCAGCTCTCCGCGAGGAAATAGACAGCAAGACTGCTGCATTTGAAGAGTCACAGACTCTTCTCACAGCTAAAGAGTCAGAACTGGTAGAAGCAAGATTAGAGATCCAGCATTTAAAGTCCGAACTGGTTTCACTTCAACTTATATTGGAGCAGAAAAACTCGGAACTctcagatgcaaaagagatgctGGAGGAACTCAGTCATCAGATTGCTGAACTGAAAGGGATTTTGTCCAGCCGAGAAGAGGAGCTCATTGGAGCTGTGTCCGAGCTCAAGGAGAAGGGCCAGCATTCACCCGAGAAAGCCTGAGAGCTAAGGAAATGGAAGTTCTTGCAGCAAATAAGGATCTCATAATGAAAGACGAGGAGCTAAACGTGGCTATCAGAAAACTAGATGCTAAAGAGAAGGAAATAGCAAAACTGAGAGAGGGAGTCATGCAAGATACAGATCTGAAACAGCTGTATGAATTATCACAGGAGATAATTGGTGAGAAAAGCGTGGGTGAAGTCGCAATTGAGAAACTGCAATTAGAAGCAGCTCAACTCGAAGTCGAAGCTGCAACAAGTGCACTAGAGAGAATCACAGAATTGAGTAGCCAGCTTCTGCACCAAGCTGGTCTGAGCATCGAGGCAGAAACATCCTCCTGCAAAGAGAGATGACGATGGTTCTGGGAGGTCCGTGGAAGTCAAAGAGGAAATCACGGCTTCTCAGTTTAACTGAGGATCTAGTGAAAGATGCAAGTATGAATTTATTGACTTAATAGAGCCTTAGTATATCTTCTAACCCATTCTTTTAATTCCAGTGGACTGTTTTCTCAATGCATCTTGtaattgtgtatttttttctaaaattgttgtgcctttttttttttttgttaatatacATGCACtgcatacataaataaaatcttttttccattttgggaaaTGGAGTTTATACTATAAGATTTTGTGCGTCTTGGTAGTGAATTGCCAAGGAAATCAAAcactttatttaatcaaaagtCTTGCATCaatatctctaaatttctttGTTTAACTATCAAAACAATTTCTTTTGTCAAAAGCGAAGTCCATAATGATAGCAGTTTTTTTTGGttgtaataatttttcaacaaaCCTATTTCAAACGTCCTTACCGCATTCGAAAAGCTTTAAATTGCACGATAATGTAAAGTAAGAACAGAAATAAGGAAAGAAAAGCCATCCATCCCATCGGCAAATCTATTTACACAGTAACAAAGCCCACTTCCTATATTTTGCTAATTCAGAAGAGAAATTGATGTACATCTACTATGCAGAGTTCATGATTGGTTTTTGGTGAAGAAACCATCACCTGAAAATGTTAGCCACCTTCGGCGCCCGCCACGCGGGGTCCCACTTCGCTGCTGTCGCCTTTCTGACCATCGTTTGGAACAGAGGATCCTTTCCCCTTTAATCTCCCTCTCCCAACTTTCTTCCCAACAAGAAGTCCCATTTTCATGGCTGTAAACAACCCCAAAGCAATTAATAGTGGCCTCACAGCCCAGTGGAAGTCCTCGAGATGTTGATACTTCTTCACCAACCCAGGGAGGTCTCAAACGAGCGAGCTCGATCTCAGCTGGATCGCCCAGGAAACTCATGTCCTCTCTCCCTATGCTCAGCCTGCTGGGAAACTTGACAACGAGGCACCCATTCGGCAGCACTTGGGCAAACCGTCCAGGTGCCCAATCACCACCTCTTCTGAAGCCAATCAAACCGTGGGCTGAAGATGCTCGACTTAAGCTTCACGAACTGCCCAACACAGTAAGGTTTTGCCATCTCAAACTGTGTATATTCGCCCTTCCATAGGGTCTCCAGTCCTATAAACGCAACAGCTACACTTCCATCACGGTTTACTGAGTGAAGGACACCAACAGGCGAGtgcttcttctcttctttcttcaGGCGGACCCAGTCGCCTGCAGCCAATCCGAATGTGACTCGTTCCAGGGAGAAACATGAACTCGTAGTGGATCATGAACTCCATGCACCCTAACCAGAACATATCCATCTTGATCCGTATCCCTTTCCAAACCCACCACAGACCCTTCGGGCACATCCATATTTTTTGGGCTGCATGAGTTCATGGCTTTCCTAGAACGGACCACATCACCGACTTGCAGGTGATCCTTCACAGGAACCATTCTGTATACCCACCACCACCTGGTTTGTCTCTGATCATTCTACTTCCGAGACCTGTTGAGCTTCCATCTAGAGAAACTGCATTCTGCGAACtacaaattcatataaaaGTTTAGTCAAATGCAATAGAATAGCAGATGTATTAAAGCtgacaaaaagaaatacgattATGTCATGTTAACAAGTCCCCGTCTCAATGAGAACAACCAGTAGATGCTTTTGAGCAAGAAACTTAAAACTTGcatcaagaatcaagaaaagGATACCTCTTGAAAGCATGTAAAATATCTGCCATCACAGGGCGGCTCCTAAAGTCGTACTCAAAACAACCGACAATGACATTCTCAACTGCAGGAGGGAGGCCGCTGGGAATATGAGGTTTTTCTTGCTTTGTTACGACTAACTTGTATATCTCCTCAACTGATTTACCACTCCAGGCTGTATCCCAGTTAACATCTCCAATATACTGCAACCAAATCCCCACGAATCAGTCTCAACAGATATGGGACCTCTTATTTCTGGCTGCCATTGTTCCGGAGCCTATAGGCCGGACTCCCAAGTCTCCGAGCCATGTCCGTGCTGGGCAATGAAACCCCTAACAACACATAAGGGATACCAATATCCCCAATAATTGCCCCATCATTTCTATTTAACAAGAAATTATAAGGTTTGAGGTTGAGAATAAGGATCCCTTTTGCATGCAGGTCCATTATTCCCTGAGCCAGATCCACCCATACCTGTGAACATATCATCACACCCCAAGTAAGTACTCACAAATGAGTCGACATCTTCCAGAAACCAATAATGAACATCACCTAGAACATCTCCAAGAGACAACTTTCCCCCAATGAGCGAGCCATTTTGTCACCGACTGAGCCCTCGTAGAATTGCATAACAATGCATACCtaaaagaacaaaacaataCAATGCTTTAGATTCAACATCCTCATCACCATCTccactaaaaatcaaaacagcATAATAAAAGGCCGATCAGGAAAACTCACTCTCTTATTGATAAGAGAAAGCCCGTAGAGCAAACAAACCGTATCCAACCCTTGGcacttaaaaatcaaatcactCAATCTATTCAAGACATCCCTAATGTTTTCCTCTTTGACCGGGTGCAACATTTTGACAGCAACTTCATGATACTCGCCATGGTCCTCAGACGACCGGTGATGAGTGGCCAGCCAAACATCACCAAACGCCCCTCTTCCAATCCGGTGCCTGAGCTTAATCGTCATTGGATCAATCCAAGGGGTCATCTGGTCAGATGATGCACTTAAGGTGCTAACATCACCAGACTCTCCATCAACCATCACGAAATCAAACGAAGACGCAGGTCGATTAGCAACAACTTGTCCTGCCATTTCCCTAATTCccataacaaaattattgaCAGACAAAATGTGCTTACAAATCACACAATAAATCAACAATCCACATGAGTAATATAATGCTTTAATAAAATCTAACAcataattcatcaattttcccAAAAGAAAACTAGTAGTAGTTCAAAAGTAAGAATTTTCCAAAGGGGAGACAACCATCCCCAATTTCCCAAACAAAAATTCTAAACAAGAACATCACAATCACTATCACACTTTTTTCACTTATAAACACCAAAAGTCCAACCTAGAAATgaacaaattttcaatcagctataaatatatagtttcTTTCAATCAGAAATTATGTTGAGGGTTTAATCACACATTAACAGCAAAAAAACGAATTATGTAGcaaaaacacaaatttgtaagcgaaaaaaatgaataaaaaacttACTGAAATAGGAGAGTATGAAAATATGTAGCTAAAAAAATCGATTACGGAAGAAGCAATAAAGCAGTAATATCGACGAATTAAATTGGGTATCAGTATTGACCGATCATTTTAGCGCAGTGCTGATAATtcaccaaattttaaaaggggaaggggaaaaaggagaagaaactgaaaattgaataagagagagagagagagaggtgcaTCGATGTGGCTTTTTTACGTACGCCACCGATGTgtgttttttcaaaaatttttatttatctctttAGTCTTTTTCtctaactaaataaataaaaaaatttttatttagtttttttctgTGTGTAAactaaatcatcaaatttcaaGTGGATATAGCTAAgtataaaattcatttttttcccaaattttttgGGGGATAATCATTAGCGgtgttataaattataataatccATCTCCCACCGAAACAggtttgttttctattttatttaaatagaattgTTTTACAGCTAGTTTCAATAgcaatttaacttttttcccctataataaaactaatttaatttttgggaaTTATTTTTCCGAccaaatttcaagaaataatGAATGGGAATAAAAATGAGTAgtatttttctaataattatTAGCAAATACATACAATTGTCTTCAATTAATTCCATTTCGATGCGTACAAGAAACTTTGAGGggtaagaaaatgaaaaactttaacttttttttagcttttttttaaaagacaATTTGCAAGtcactataattaattaatctaatcAACCAAAACTATTGACCAATTCATTTgtccaaaaaatatatttttaaaaactaacttttttgatatttcccaaattttttgcgtctaattaatacaaaattaaagatacGTACTAGCAATCAATTCCAAAGCCGAAAAGAATGACAAATTTGATACGATCTAAAACACCATATGTAAAAAggttatatttattgaaattatatccaagagagaagaggaagaagacatTGTAGGAGAATTGTATTCtttttgtatttcatttttagtgccTCTTTAAATAGAGGCTTTCCATAATTTACAAATGGTAATACTATCTCCTATTTTTTGTGGTATCAATCACACATTAATTACAAGATCAATCACTACTAATTACATGATCCTTGCCTTActtcattatttctttttccctACTAAACCCCACCGTTTTAAATAAGGATCTATGCTTAGCGCCTTTTTACTTCTTCAAACACCTTTGAATACGCTTTTGGGCGATGTTCTAGTTGATCTTCCGAGCAAAATGGCAActcaataattcatttttaatcttCTCCTTTTATAAAGTGCCGATCAATTTACATGTTTCGCCGGGGCGTGTTGGGCTGGGTTTTTGCATGTTGATTGTTGTCTTGTTGTCAGATAGGACTTTCCGAGAGGGGGAAAACCAATTTCGTAAAAGTCTCCATATCCATAGGATTTTGGGCATTCCACTTTTGCCcccaattaaatttttttaagactAGAAAGTANNNNNNNNNNNNNNNNNNNNNNNNNNNNNNNNNNNNNNNNNNNNNNNNNNNNNNNNNNNNNNNNNNNNNNNNNNNNNNNNNNNNNNNNNNNNNNNNNNNNTTCATCTTTTCTCACTAAtctacaaaacaaaaaacagtTTTTCTCTTTACCGAATTGAATCAACCCTGTAGGGTTTTTCTTTATGCTGAGTTGAATCAACCCTGCCCTTTTAtacaaaagataaatatagaaaaacgAAAAAGATTCTtgtatttacttaattaattaataccaTGTCCGCAAAAATAGAGACAAGGAAGAAATATAGGATAACAAcggaaaagaagaagaagaaaggataGGGATAATATCGAGtgatatttctcatttatagATAGAGTGACGACTTTTGACCCTAAGTATGTGGTCTGATATTGTCTTTAAAAGTCTTAAATTTAGGATGATTTCTGACATTTTAGTTTAACCatgaaattagttttaaaatttataaatttttaaaagtttatgcaatttttttagcccaactcaaataattttatgtggCTTTATACATAAAACAATGTTAATTTGACGCCCCAATTCTCTAGTTCGACGTTGAACAAAATAACGTTGTAAAGATAAAACATATTTtcccgtcccaactaagttgagtcgtatttctttttgggatgtcccaactaagttaagccatttctctttttgacaaaaaacaaaacatctaatcactcttttctactttattcttttctcttacttttcaacacaatttcttaatctctgtgttcaaaagttttgtctcaatttagttgggacggagagagtatctTGTAGATTTTCCCAATTTAGAGAATAAtatgctactccctccgtcctcgaataaaagttactaatttccattttggcccgtccccaattaagagtagcACTTCACTTTTagcataaatggtaagtaggtcccacattccactaactcatttcattcacattttattataaaatcaatataaaaaaatggttctcacattccactaattttttcaaccaatttttctttacattttttaaaacccgtgcccggtcaaagtgctACTCCTAatggaggacggagggagtatgaaatatTGACACAATCTTAAAGTTTAGGATTTTTAAGGCCACTATCTAAATTTGTGGGAAATATCAGAATTCGCCCGATTTGTGTTAATATCAATATACCATTAGTAAATAAAACTCCATCCATCATTCATTAATTGAcaccgattttttttttccgtccACAATTAATTgacactaattttttattatttttggtaatggaccatACATTTCGctaactcattttactcacattttgttatataattatataaaagggatccacattccactacatttcttaaaatatgtgtcaaATCAACATGTGCCAACTAATGGAGGACGGTGGGAATACATACTCCCTATTTCTATTATTAGAATCAtgtttgtcattttagtccaTCTACAATTAGGAGTTTAAGTTTACTTTAACTATAAATAGAAAGTagattcatattccactaacttaaatttaatttttattataggtTACATATATAGgcaaacattttataaattttaatttaatttatataaaatactttaactataaatagaaagtagatccatattctactaactttactttcactactttttcttttttctctcttactttaccaattcttctcGCCTACTTTATTAATGGTTTATTATAGCTCAAtgtcatttcaaatatttttattctatttttaataaggaAGGAGTAGTAATTGGCAATGgcaattttccatttattatgaaaaataaaaaagtggggCATTTGAATTTGTGGTAATCTGAAAGCCACACGTGCCAATCGCCCACCCAGTGCTGCCGTTCTCGTCGTTTCCATTCCTTCCTTCCTCCACCTCCAAGTTTCCTCTCTCCTTCACCCCTTGTATACTGCAATTCCTAATTTTCTCTCTCGCTGCTGTCTCCTGCCATGTGTTTGAAGGTACGCTTGAGAACAGATGTGGTCGGCAGATGAAGTATGGCGCTCTCTACCTCTATTTCCCTACCCTCATTTCCTCAGGTCATTTTCTAATTCCCCCCtcttttatgcaattttttgtaCCAATTGATTTTTGATGATTCGATTTATatagctgctgctgctgcttttGTGCCAACTAATTTACTCATATTCCtcccgattttttttttggagaaaaCTTCTCGATTTGATTATCAATACAACACATCGCGATTGCATTTATATGGTAgtatttgtgaatttggaTTAATATCTTGATTTTCGATAGATGTTCATTAAATTGTATATATGCTTAGTCGTGACTTTGAATATCGTTTGCAGTTATGCTATTCTAGTCCAAAATGGAAGCAAAAGAGGGTAGAGTTTCTGAAGCTGCGTAGAAGCGAGTCTAAGTTGTCGTGGATTGTCAAATCGGTGTTAAATAGCAGTAGGCACTCCAGTATTAGTGATAGTGGGGCGAGTGAACCGGCTAGGGTTCTTCTGGAGAGGTTGTTTGCTCAGACTCAGAAGCTTGAACAACAGATAGGTAGGGATCCAAGTTCGCCTGAGCTCGGTGTGGGTCTTGGTGAGCTCGAATCGGAACTTCATGCTGCTCTAGTAGCcttgaagaagaaggaagaggaTCTGCAGGATGCGGAGAGGAAGGTGGTGTTGGAGTTCAATGAAATTCATCAAGCCAGGAAGAGTTTGGAGCGACGAGAAGAAGAAATGGCAGCTGCTACACTGAAGCAGGAAAAGCTCGAGGAGGAGCTGATGGTAGCAAATGTAGAGTTGGCTTCACGAGCCTTGGAAATCAGTGAGCTTAAGCTTCAGCTCAAGGAAAGGGATGATAAGATTTCTGCTTCACAAGTAGCACTGTTGGTCAAAGAAGAGGAAATCGCAAAGATGGAACAGGAACTGATGAAGAAGACTGATGAAGCTGCTAATGCTGAATCACAACTCTGCTTCAAGTCCGGGCTCCTGGATGAAGCAAACAAAGTTGTGGAAAAGCAAGCACTTGAGCTCCAGCAACTTCAGAGAGTAATTCGAGAGAAAGAGGAAGAGCTTGGAAATTCCATTCGGATGCAGGAATCTGAATCTGAGAAATTGAAGAATGCGGAAGCAAAGTTGGAGAAGCAAACAATGGACTGGCTAATTGCACAGGAGGAGTTGAGAAAGCTTGCAGAGCAAACATCCAAGCATGTTGGGGAAGCAAATTCCACTCTAGATGAGTTTGGGAGAGTGAAAAAACTTATTTCTGATGTGAAATGTGAGCTTGTTTCTTCTCAAAAAGTTTTGGTTTCCTCCAAAGAGAAAATGGAAAGTCAAGATCGGTTGTTGGAAAAACAGCTTAATGAACTTGAAGAGCTAAGGCAGAGCATTATGTCGTATCTGCCAAGTTTGAGAGATGCCGAAGCAGAAGTGGAAAGTGAGAGAGTGAAACTAAGGGTTGCTGAAGCTCAAAACGAGGAGCTTAAAAGAGATCTATTGTTGGAAAAAGAACTTGTTGCTGAGCTACAGACAACGTTGGATAAAGAGAGGTCAGCTTTGAAACAAGCAGTTTCAGAACTCTCAGCTCTCCGCGAGGAAATAGACAGCAAGACTGCTGCATTTGAAGAGTCACAGACTCTTCTCACAGCTAAAGAGTCAGAACTGGTAGAAGCAAGATTAGAGATCCAGCATTTAAAGTCCGAACTGGTTTCACTTCAACTTATATTGGAGCAGAAAAACTCGGAACTctcagatgcaaaagagatgctGGAGGAACTCAGTCATCAGATTGCTGAACTGAAAGGGATTTTGTCCAGCCGAGAAGAGGAGCTCATTGGAGCTGTGTCCGAGCTCAAGGAGAAGGGCCAGCATGTCCTAACAATGCAACATGAACTAACCAATGCACAGTTAAAATTCTCTGAAGCTGAGGCTGTGGTGGGAAAGATTGTAGATCTCACTAATGAAGTAGTTCTATCACTCAACGACCAAGGATACTACGCACTGATCCCAACTGATAAGGAAAACCATGGTTTTTCATCTCCTTTGCTAGATAGGCTGCCTGATAGCTCCAAGTGGCAGGTGAAGCAACTTGAAACTGAACTCGAGTTCACCCGAGAAAGCCTGAGAGCTAAGGAAATGGAAGTTCTTGCAGCAAATAAGGATCTCATAATGAAAGACGAGGAGCTAAACGTGGCTATCAGAAAACTAGATGCTAAAGAGAAGGAAATAGCAAAACTGAGAGAGGGAGTCATGCAAGATACAGATCTGAAACAGCTGTATGAATTATCACAGGAGATAATTGGTGAGAAAAGCGTGGGTGAAGTCGCAATTGAGAAACTGCAATTAGAAGCAGCTCAACTCGAAGTCGAAGCTGCAACAAGTGCACTAGAGAGAATCACAGAATTGAGTAGCCAGCTTCTGCACCAAGCTGGTCTGAGTATCGAGGCCGAGAACGACATCCTCCTGCAAGAGCAGGATGACGATGGTTCTGAGGAGTGTCCGGTGGAAGTCAAAGACGAAGTATCACGGCTTCTCAGTTTAACTGAGGATCTAGTGAAAGATGCAAGTATGAATTTATTGACTTAATAGAGCCTTAGTATATCTTCTAACCCATTCTTTTAATTCCAGTGGACTGTTTTCTCAATGTATCTTGtaattgtgtatttttttctaaaattgttgtgctttttttttttttttgttaatatacATGTACtgcatacataaataaaatcttttttccattttgggaaaTGGAGTTTATACTATAAGATTTTGTGCGTCTTGGTAGTGAATTGCCGAGGAAATCAAAcactttatttaatcaaaagtCTTGCATCaatatctctaaatttctggTTGTTTAACTATCAAAACAATTTCTTTTGTCAAAAAAGCGAAGTCCATAATGATAGCAGTTTTTTTTGGttgtaataatttttcaacaaaCCTATTTCAAACGTCCTTACCGCATTCGAAAAGCTTTAAATTGCACGATAATGTAAAGTAAGAACAGAAATAAGGAAAGAAAAGCCATCCATCCCATCGGCAAATCTATTTACACAGTAACAAAGTCGACTTCCTATATTTTGCTAATTCAGAAAGAGAAATTGATGTACATCTACTATGCAGAGTTCATGATTGGTTTTTGGTGAAGAAACCATCACCTGAAAATGTTAGCCACCTTCGGCGCCCGCCACGCTGCGTTCCCACTTGCGCTGCTGTCGCCTTTCTGACCATCGTTTTGGAACAGAGGATCCTTTCCCTTCAATCTCCCTCTCCCAACTTTCTTCCCAACAAGAAGTCCCATTTTCATGGCTGTAAACAACCCCAAAGCAATTAATAGTGGCCTCACAGCCCAGTGGAAGTCCTCGAGATGTTGATACTTCTTCACCAACCCAGGGGAGGTCTCAAACGAGACGAGCTCGATCTCAGCTGGATCGCCCAGGAAACTCATGTCCTCTCTCCCTATGCTCAGCCTGCTGGGAAACTTGACAACGAGGCACCCATTCGGCAGCACTTGACAAATCCGTCCAGGTGCCCAATCACCACCTCTTCTACGAAGCCAATCAAACCGTGGGCTGAAGATGCTCGACTTAAGCTTCACGAACTGCCCAACACAGTAAGGTTTTGCCATCTCAAACTGTGTATATTCGCCCTTCCATAGGGTCTCCAGTCCTATAAACGCAACAGCTACACTTCCATCACGGTTTACTGAGTGAAGGACACCAACAGGCGAGtgcttcttctcttctttcttcaGGCGGACCCAGTCGCCTGCAGCCAATCCGAATGTGACTCGTTCCAGTGTAGAAACATGAACTCGTAGTGGATCATGAACTCCATGCACCCTAACCAGAACATATCCATCTTGATCCGTATCCCTTTCCAAACCCACCACAGACCCTTCGGGCACATCCATATTTTTTGGGCTGCATGAGTTCATGGCTTTCCTAGAACGGACCACATCACCGACTTGCAGGTGATCCTTTGCGAGGAACCATTCTGTATACCCACCACCACCTGGTTTGTCTCTGATCATTCTACTTCCGAGACCTGTTGAGCTTCCATCTAGAGAAACTGCATTCTGCGAACtacaaattcatataaaaGTTTAGTCAAATGCAATAGAATAGCAGATGTATTAAAGCtgacaaaaaagaaatacgattATGTCATGGTTAACAAGTCCCCGTCTCAATGAGAACAACCAGTAGATGCTTTTGAGCAAGAAACTTAAAACTTGcatcaagaatcaagaaaagGATACCTCTTGAAAGCATGTAAAATATCTGCCATCACAGGGCGGCTCCTAAAGTCGTACTCAAAACAACCGACAATGACATTCTCAACTGCAGGAGGGAGGCCGCTGGGAATATGAGGTTTTTCTTGCTTTGTTACGACTAACTTGTATATCTCCTCAACTGATTTACCACTCCACGGCTGTATCCCAGTTAACATCTCCAATATACTGCAACCAAATCCCCACGAATCAGTCTCAACAGATATGGGACCTCTTATTTCTGGCTGCCATTGTTCCGGAGCCATATAGGCCGGACTCCCAAGTCTCCGAGCCATGTCCGTGCTGGGCAATGAAACCCCTAACAACACATAAGGGATACCAATATCCCCAATAATTGCCCCATCATTTCTATTTAACAAGAAATTATAAGGTTTGAGGTTGAGAATAAGGATCCCTTTTGCATGCAGGTCCATTATTCCCTGAGCCAGATCCACTCCATACCTGTGAACATATCATCACACCCCAAGTAAGTACTCACAAATGAGTCGACATCTTCCAGAAACCAATAATGAACATCACCTTAGAACATCTCCAAGAGACAACTTTCCCCCAATGAGGCGAGCCATTTTGTCACCGACTGAGCCCTCGTAGAATTGCATAACAATGCATACCtaaaagaacaaaacaataCAATGCTTTAGATTCAACATCCTCATCACCATCTccactaaaaatcaaaacagcATAATAAAAGGCCGATCAGAAAACTCACTCTCTTATTGATAAGAGAAAGCCCGTAGAGCAAACAAACCGTATCCAACCCTTGGcacttaaaaatcaaatcactCAATCTATTCAAGACATCCCTAATGTTTTCCTCTTTGACCGGGTGCAACATTTTGACAGCAACTTCATGATACTCGTCATGGTCCTCAGACGACCGGTGATGAGTGGCCAGCCAAACATCACCAAACGCCCCTCTTCCAATCCGGTGCCTGAGCTTAATCGTCATTGGATCAATCCAAGGGGTCATCTGGTCAGATGATGCACTTAAGGTGCTAACATCACCAGACTCTCCATCAACCATCACGAAATCAAACGAAGACGCAGGTCGATTAGCAACAACTTGTCCTGCCATTTCCCCTAATTCccataacaaaattattgaCAGACAAAAATGTGCTTACAAATCACACAATAAATCAACAATCCACATGAGTAATATAATGCTTTAATAAAAT harbors:
- the LOC125221634 gene encoding E3 ubiquitin-protein ligase KEG-like isoform X1; this encodes MIGEMAGQVVANRPASSFDFVMVDGESGDVSTLSASSDQMTPWIDPMTIKLRHRIGRGAFGDVWLATHHRSSEDHDEYHEVAVKMLHPVKEENIRDVLNRLSDLIFKCQGLDTVCLLYGLSLINKRVCIVMQFYEGSVGDKMARLIGGKLSLGDVLRYGVDLAQGIMDLHAKGILILNLKPYNFLLNRNDGAIIGDIGIPYVLLGVSLPSTDMARRLGSPAYMAPEQWQPEIRGPISVETDSWGFGCSILEMLTGIQPWSGKSVEEIYKLVVTKQEKPHIPSGLPPAVENVIVGCFEYDFRSRPVMADILHAFKSSQNAVSLDGSSTGLGSRMIRDKPGGGGYTEWFLAKDHLQVGDVVRSRKAMNSCSPKNMDVPEGSVVGLERDTDQDGYVLVRVHGVHDPLRVHVSTLERVTFGLAAGDWVRLKKEEKKHSPVGVLHSVNRDGSVAVAFIGLETLWKGEYTQFEMAKPYCVGQFVKLKSSIFSPRFDWLRRRGGDWAPGRICQVLPNGCLVVKFPSRLSIGREDMSFLGDPAEIELVSFETSPGLVKKYQHLEDFHWAVRPLLIALGLFTAMKMGLLVGKKVGRGRLKGKDPLFQNDGQKGDSSASGNAAWRAPKVANIFR
- the LOC125221634 gene encoding E3 ubiquitin-protein ligase KEG-like isoform X2, yielding MAGQVVANRPASSFDFVMVDGESGDVSTLSASSDQMTPWIDPMTIKLRHRIGRGAFGDVWLATHHRSSEDHDEYHEVAVKMLHPVKEENIRDVLNRLSDLIFKCQGLDTVCLLYGLSLINKRVCIVMQFYEGSVGDKMARLIGGKLSLGDVLRYGVDLAQGIMDLHAKGILILNLKPYNFLLNRNDGAIIGDIGIPYVLLGVSLPSTDMARRLGSPAYMAPEQWQPEIRGPISVETDSWGFGCSILEMLTGIQPWSGKSVEEIYKLVVTKQEKPHIPSGLPPAVENVIVGCFEYDFRSRPVMADILHAFKSSQNAVSLDGSSTGLGSRMIRDKPGGGGYTEWFLAKDHLQVGDVVRSRKAMNSCSPKNMDVPEGSVVGLERDTDQDGYVLVRVHGVHDPLRVHVSTLERVTFGLAAGDWVRLKKEEKKHSPVGVLHSVNRDGSVAVAFIGLETLWKGEYTQFEMAKPYCVGQFVKLKSSIFSPRFDWLRRRGGDWAPGRICQVLPNGCLVVKFPSRLSIGREDMSFLGDPAEIELVSFETSPGLVKKYQHLEDFHWAVRPLLIALGLFTAMKMGLLVGKKVGRGRLKGKDPLFQNDGQKGDSSASGNAAWRAPKVANIFR
- the LOC125221633 gene encoding nuclear matrix constituent protein 1-like; this encodes MALSTSISLPSFPQLCYSSPKWKQKRVEFLKLRRSESKLSWIVKSVLNSSRHSSISDSGASEPARVLLERLFAQTQKLEQQIGRDPSSPELGVGLGELESELHAALVALKKKEEDLQDAERKVVLEFNEIHQARKSLERREEEMAAATLKQEKLEEELMVANVELASRALEISELKLQLKERDDKISASQVALLVKEEEIAKMEQELMKKTDEAANAESQLCFKSGLLDEANKVVEKQALELQQLQRVIREKEEELGNSIRMQESESEKLKNAEAKLEKQTMDWLIAQEELRKLAEQTSKHVGEANSTLDEFGRVKKLISDVKCELVSSQKVLVSSKEKMESQDRLLEKQLNELEELRQSIMSYLPSLRDAEAEVESERVKLRVAEAQNEELKRDLLLEKELVAELQTTLDKERSALKQAVSELSALREEIDSKTAAFEESQTLLTAKESELVEARLEIQHLKSELVSLQLILEQKNSELSDAKEMLEELSHQIAELKGILSSREEELIGAVSELKEKGQHVLTMQHELTNAQLKFSEAEAVVGKIVDLTNEVVLSLNDQGYYALIPTDKENHGFSSPLLDRLPDSSKWQVKQLETELEFTRESLRAKEMEVLAANKDLIMKDEELNVAIRKLDAKEKEIAKLREGVMQDTDLKQLYELSQEIIGEKSVGEVAIEKLQLEAAQLEVEAATSALERITELSSQLLHQAGLSIEAENDILLQEQDDDGSEECPVEVKDEVSRLLSLTEDLVKDASMNLLT